The Erigeron canadensis isolate Cc75 chromosome 1, C_canadensis_v1, whole genome shotgun sequence genome segment TGTTCAACGTTTGCAAGTAACATTCACAACGACCCTATGATATGttcactacccaagcgggtgcaaataagatttagctactcataataaccaaggaaacacaaataatattaaaagaaatcatattGTACCGATAATCTTGATGAATTCGAAAAGCAATAATGAATCcttgaataaaaattgatattctTGAACAAATAGATGATAGGAAATCGACCTACAAGAGCATCCTATTCGTTCTTTGCGTTTCTAGGGTTTTGAAGTGCTAAAAAGTGAATAATTCCCGTCCATAAACAAttaaagatgatatatatatatataaaagcaatgactaacggccgttagggAGGTGTAACGCCCGTTAGAATTTTGTTGCACCATCAGTCCTTCAGtgactaacggccgttagtctgACCCTTAACGACAGTCAGCGAGACCTTGTAGTTCCACCTTCCTTTTAACGGCAGTTATGATTTGGCTAACGGGAGTTTAGTGCTGAAATGGTTATACTTGGTCCTTTTAACGGGAGTTAACCAttttaacgggagttacactTCTTCCATCATGATTTCTTCACTTTAACATCTTTTTCCACACCTCCTTCACCCGTAACTTCCACAAACATCATTTCATCCTTTCTAAAGTCGTTTTTAGCCATTTTCATCCGTTTTACATGTCATGTACCTGAAACCACTCACGCATACCataaagcatcgaatatacatgcaAATAACCAACAAACATGCATAAAACGACCTAAAAACCATAtgggaaatatgtatatatttagtcaCATCAAACATTAGCCTTCCCGAGATGATACAAgatctcacaatcataatctttcaaaagatctaACCATCTTCATTGACGATTGTTAAGATCTCTTTGCTCAAAGAAATATTTTAGGTTTTTATGATCGGAATAAATCATGATTTGGATATCGTTTCTCATGCTCTTTCAATTGCCTTGAAGCATAGGCAATGACTTTACCCcgttgcataagaacacaaccgAGGCCATTAGAcgatgcatcacaatacaccaccATATCTTCCAAACCATCGGGCAAAACAAGGACCGGTGCTTGACTTAATCTTTCTCGTAGTTGTTGAAACGCCATCTCTTGCTCGCTTTTCCATTCAAACTTGATATTCTTTTGAGTCAACTTGGTCAATGGGGAAGCTATTTTAGAAAAGTCTTGGATGAAACGACGGTAATAGCCCGCTAGACAAAGAAAACTTCTAATCTCCGTTGGATTCTTAGGTTGCTCCCACTTCATCACCATATTAATCTTAGCCGGATCCACCATAATTCCTTCACTACTAACGACATGGCCAAGAAATTGCACTTCTCTTAACCAAAATTCGCATTTGGAGAATTTGGCATAGAGTTTCTCCTTACGTAAAGTTTCCAACACCTCCCTTAAATGAACTTCATGATCGGATAAACTTTTAGAATAAATgagaatgtcatcaatgaagaTGATCACGGACTTATCGAGCATAGGGCGACAAACATgattcatgagatccatgaaagcCGCGGGAGCATTTGTGAGATCAAAAGGCATGACAACAAACTCAAAATGACCATAACAAGTCCGAAAGGCGGTTTTAGGAATATCTTCATCACATACCTTGAGTTGATGGTAGCTCGATCGAAGatctattttagaaaaatatgaagctccttgaagttgatcgaataaatCGCCGATTCTTGGCAAAGGATACTTGTTCTTTACAGTGACTTTTTTGAGTTCACGGTAGTTGATACACATACGCATgcttccatccttcttcttgacaaatagtaccggtgcaccccaaggagaGTTACGAGGTCGAATAAAACCcttatcaagcaattcttggagttgtttcatcatttcttgcattTCCGTTGGAGCTAAACGGTAAGGAGCTTTAGCAATGAGAGTAGCCCCCGGAACAAGATCAATGGAGAATTCAACTTGCTGTTCGGGAGGAATGCCCGGCAAGTCTTCGGGAAAAACATCGGCGAATTCCTTAACAATAGGAATGTCTTCAATGGATAGAGATTTCTTTTCAACATCAACGATATGAGCAAGATAAGCGTGACATCTATGAGACATATAACGTTTGGCACGAGCAAAAGTACATACGGAAATAGAACGCTCCTTCCTATCACCATAAACCACCAAGTCTCACCTTTAGAAGTCTTCAAATATATCGCCTTTTCGTCACACGCGATTCTGGCGTTACATgagctcaaccaatccatacccaagATTATATCAAACTCCCCCATTAGGAACGGGATTAGATTAACTTGAAAAAGTTCCGAAAAAATTTTGATCTCACACTCTCTATACACATCCTTCACTAATTACATCCTACCATTACCAACCTCCACTTGCAAAGTATTTTCTAGACATGACTTAGACACGAGAATAACATGAATTACCCTAGTtgcaacaaatgatctattcgCCCCCGAATCAAAGAGAATTCGCATAGGCACATTATACACAAAAAATGTACCTATAACAACATCATCGGTGTTCCTTGCCTGCTCCACAGTGAGTTGAAAGGACCTTCCTCGTTGATTTCCAAGTGCTTGGGCGTTCTTCCTCTCCGCCTGCCTCTTTCTTTCTTCAAGCCTCTCCTCCTCCGTCAACTTTGGGCATAAACTTCTCATGTGGCCCTCCTCGAAACATTTAAAACATATGATAGGTTCTTGAGGCTTGGACTTACACTCCCGGCTAGTGTGCCCCGGCTTCCCACAAGTATAACAACCCTTCTCCACCGCCCTACATACCCCCGAatgattcttcttgcattgACGGCAAAAGGGGATGTTTCTTCTATGGGAGTTGTTACCGGAACTACTCTCTTGTCTGAACCGTTTATTCGGGGAGTTGGTGTCCTCTTGCTTCCTTTTTAAATCACTATCATCTACCCTCGACAACTCAATTTCATGATCCCGAGCCACATCCGCCAACATGAAGAAAGGCTCCATTTGACGTAAGCTAATCTTCTCACGGAGATTCTTATTTAACTTCAAGTAAAATTGCTCTTTGAGCAATTGATCATTCTCAAGAAATTCCGGACAAAATTGTGCTTTGTCCAAGAATTGAGCTCGGAATTCATTTAAGCTCATGTTGCCTTGACAATCAGTGAGGAATTCGCTCCTCAACTTAGTTACCTCGGCCTCCGACCGGAACTCCTTGAAAAACATCTATTTCAATTCGGGCCATTCCACATTATCAAGTGCCCTTTTCTTGATAGCCAACAAACCATCCCACCATTTCTTCCCACTGTTTCTAAGCATGCCCACCGCAAATATAACTTTAAGATGTGAGGGGCATTGACTAGTACGGAAAGCCCCTTCTATCTCCGATATCCACCTCGTACAAACAATGGGATTACGATCACCGTGATACTCCGGAGGGTGGCACACTTCAAACTCTCGAAAAGTAATCTTCTTGTAACTTCTTTCTCCCGTCACCTCCacatcctcctcctcctcattCTTCTTGCCTTTATCCTTGGCATCACGTTTCTCAAATTCTCGTTGCACGTTAATTGCAACCTCTTCCCTGATCAGTTGAGCTATATGGTTATTCATAGCCCCTTCCATCGTTGCGTTCAACCTTTTGAGTAAAACAGGAGTGTACTTCTCTAAGGCTCTCCCAATTTGGTCCGAGATATCCATACTATCTTTGGCAAATATGggctcttcttcttttttctttcttctatgGTGCTCATCTTCGTCATTATGATGATCGTCCATACTATAATAACAGTAGATAAAACTGATTTAAATATACAACATATCTTTCTCTACGAGCTGAAAGCCAAAACCTATAACTTTATACTAAACCGTCCTAGGGTTTGATGCCATCAGTTTATAAAATTGTTAGTATTTTAACCACAATAAGGCCGGCTTCTTATTGAGCTTTAAATACTAGCAAGTTGATAAACTAGCATCATCAAACGCATCTTTAggtcccatataaaatttcggatacctaaggtcgagtctcaactaaggtttaagtctaggcactctCTACACGAGGGAATACCTAAACCCCTTAAACCtcagctctgataccaacttgaaaggactagactcgataaaccaaaaatactgaaattttttttataccccactgcgccgcagtaggtTGAGCactttccactgcgccgcagtggaaaggTTTGACACAAAAAGAGAAGAAgccccactgcaccgcagtgggagAAAAGTTCATTTCAGACGTGGAAatccactgcaccgcagtgggcaaaaccacccccactaCACCGCAGTGAGCCTCAGTTAAGCAAACCTAAAACCATTCCAACACTTGACCAAACTTgtaaccttcaaatttcaaaacaaacatcTTAAAACACATTCCAGAGATTGAAAACAGCAacatagacacattttaaacataattacaacatcaacttgTTTCAAATTCCATGAACACCatcaatgggtcatttacccattttgacactaTTTTCGTCTAAAATGCAACTTCACCAACTTTCTAAAAGCTTTACACCTAATCATTTAcatattttaacaaaagtatgaccatcaaatcaaaatgtaccaagagccatgaaGAGAGGGATTTCTAGGCCTCTAAACCAAAAGTTTGTCATTCAtccaagaatgacctaataccttcaagtcttgcaaaaatcaacttcaagctctaaatcAACTCTTTCAATTCaaccacactagttccttcttccggaactacctataaaatggcaaacaactaaaatataagcaaaggcttagtgaatatacttgcatacatttacgaatacgaaggaggacAAAgtgcaaggactttcacatgtaacctatgacaccgtcatgccacatttacatgctcaccttgcacactaacaacacatatattgatccatataagctaaataATCATATCATTCACAATTattgggattcttaggccccgggggttcttaggcctcatatctgtaacaaccctcaattttcgactaggacaacttacttatatttatctaggtatctatccctagaggtttattaagagaatcaaccttctagacatttaagACAAGTGGTAATTGCCCTCTAGTTCAATAGAATACCAAATGATAGCTAGTTGCTTTAGAAATGCCattaacaataactataattatccAAGACAAACTCAAAGAGATTGAGTACTAACAACCTTACAAGTATGGAAATTAAACAATCAAGCATCTAAGATGCCAAACAAATCAACATTTCAACTAATAACAATGTGCATTGATAAAATTTACAATTCAATTACAcatgtgtatatacatacatacatacacgacatacatatatatacgacaACTTTCACATAAGTCTCAAAGTTATGGGAAATACATTACaacttaaaatatacatatatgtgtacatAAACTCTTGTAAAAttcaccaatcaacatacaactaacacacttattcttacacttacacataaatatacatcacatatacatatacatacacataaacaCTAGTTAGGACTTAAACCCAACACATACCACTTGGGTTAGCCAATGAATTCACTCCTAACCTACTACACCACCCCACACAACCAATTAGCTCACTCCTAGCTCCTTTTCTTCCCCTAAATCACGTGCTCTCTCCCCCTCCCTCTctcattttcagatttttctctcaaaccaacacacacacatgcaAGAACACTCTCTCCAACTCTCTCTAATTTTCTgcactttttctttctctttatcGGTTCAAACAAGCCAACAAGGAGCTCAAATCtaactaatctaatgtaataataagttccaTTGATCATCCAACAACTAGTATCATGTATGGTGGAAGCATGAGGTCGATTTGGAGGCAACAAGGTCACAAAATCAGCCTCCTAAAGAGGCTGATCGGCAACAGCAAAAAGGGGAAGCAAACAGCCCCTATCTCCTcactttcttttgattcttgatcatcaaTGGGTACCCAACTTGTTCCTTTGTTTGTCATCTTTTCTTACATCTTGTAgcttatattccctttttttCAAGCTTGCTACAGCCAACAAACAACTCTTGGGcagccatcaagaacaagacccaacaacactcttatcttcttgttttgatcttcaaaggttgataacttgtaatcttttgattatcactctctttatctttcatttttatcacaaaaagCACATAGATCttcacatgcatgcatatttaaaagattgatctagaagaaataattatgaatgCAAGAGATAATAATGGATTTAGTGTATGCATGATAAGATTTGCATTAGTTTAGgtttattttgatttgggatttgagatggatctttggatgatgattgatgatttgAAATTGATAATAAGAATCTGTAAATTTGAtgataaaataatacaaaaagaGTGATaaattaaagtgttaattaagcaagaaaggtcattggtggGTTGATATGATCAAGAACAAATCTGACAGAAACCATTTTCTGTCTTAGAACGGGT includes the following:
- the LOC122578966 gene encoding uncharacterized protein LOC122578966, which codes for MFFKEFRSEAEVTKLRSEFLTDCQGNMSLNEFRAQFLDKAQFCPEFLENDQLLKEQFYLKLNKNLREKISLRQMEPFFMLADVARDHEIELSRVDDSDLKRKQEDTNSPNKRFRQESSSGNNSHRRNIPFCRQCKKNHSGVCRAVEKGCYTCGKPGHTSRECKSKPQEPIICFKCFEEGHMRSLCPKLTEEERLEERKRQAERKNAQALGNQRGRSFQLTVEQARNTDDVVIGTFFVYNVPMRILFDSGANRSFVATRVIHVILVSKSCLENTLQVEVGNGRM